In a genomic window of Comamonadaceae bacterium OTU4NAUVB1:
- a CDS encoding OpgC domain-containing protein: protein MKDAPPHGTGPASAPSQRYWEVDALRGLMLVLMTVTHLPTRLTDPLGQPFGFVSAAEGFVLLSAFMAGLVYSRTGHRDGIDAMRRAFWQRALKIYMAQAATLLFLFTIIAAVGLRIDQPAVKNLMSYYLSQPREGFLFGLLLVYEPALLDILPMYIFFMLLSPWVLAFAFRHGWSAVILTSTAVWAAAQFGLSEAIYGVAVRWTGIPVPFHEMGAFNAYAWQFLWFVGLWLGATRSTPGARPLRMPAWLLVVATVIALYGFYWRHHGPHGQAPFGADDHLNLLFDKWLLGPLRLVDLVALGVLAIGFGPALMRRLPRLHWLEAMGSASLPVFCAHLVAVLLVLAFYGGNQTARPWWGDALLLVVVFGGLYAVARATLWVDARRAARRRAVISAAKTLARSTPS from the coding sequence ATGAAGGACGCGCCGCCCCACGGCACCGGGCCGGCGTCCGCGCCATCGCAGCGCTACTGGGAGGTCGACGCCCTGCGCGGGCTGATGCTGGTGCTGATGACCGTCACGCACCTGCCCACGCGCCTGACCGATCCGCTGGGCCAGCCCTTCGGCTTCGTTTCGGCGGCCGAGGGCTTCGTGCTGCTGTCGGCCTTCATGGCCGGGCTGGTCTACAGCCGCACCGGCCACCGCGACGGCATCGACGCCATGCGCCGCGCCTTCTGGCAGCGCGCGCTCAAGATCTACATGGCCCAGGCGGCGACCCTGCTGTTCCTGTTCACGATCATCGCGGCGGTCGGCCTGCGGATCGACCAGCCGGCGGTCAAGAACCTGATGTCGTACTACCTGTCGCAGCCGCGCGAGGGCTTCCTCTTCGGCCTGCTGCTAGTCTACGAGCCGGCGCTGCTCGACATCCTGCCGATGTACATCTTCTTCATGCTGCTGAGTCCGTGGGTGCTGGCGTTCGCCTTCCGCCACGGATGGAGCGCCGTGATCCTGACGAGCACGGCCGTGTGGGCGGCGGCGCAGTTCGGGCTGAGCGAGGCGATCTACGGCGTCGCGGTGCGCTGGACCGGCATCCCGGTGCCGTTCCACGAGATGGGCGCCTTCAACGCCTACGCCTGGCAGTTCCTGTGGTTCGTCGGCCTGTGGCTGGGTGCCACGCGCAGCACGCCGGGTGCCCGGCCGCTGCGCATGCCCGCGTGGCTGCTCGTCGTGGCGACGGTGATCGCGCTCTACGGCTTCTACTGGCGTCACCACGGCCCCCATGGCCAGGCGCCGTTCGGGGCCGACGACCACCTCAACCTGTTGTTCGACAAGTGGCTGCTCGGGCCCCTGCGCCTGGTCGATCTGGTGGCGCTGGGCGTGCTGGCGATCGGCTTCGGGCCGGCCCTGATGCGGCGGCTGCCGCGCCTGCACTGGCTGGAGGCGATGGGCTCGGCCTCGCTGCCGGTGTTCTGCGCGCATCTGGTGGCGGTGCTGCTGGTGCTGGCCTTCTATGGCGGCAACCAGACCGCGCGGCCCTGGTGGGGCGACGCGCTGCTGCTGGTGGTGGTGTTCGGCGGGCTCTACGCGGTGGCGCGCGCCACGCTGTGGGTCGACGCGCGCCGCGCGGCGCGGCGCCGCGCCGTCATCAGCGCCGCGAAGACGCTGGCACGTTCGACGCCGTCGTGA
- a CDS encoding SGNH/GDSL hydrolase family protein, translating into MKPLLSFCASVLVVLAAQATARAQSPAATGSLRPAATAAAPLPVSPAYAAAMSRWQGSLSAFDSADKERLPGEGGVLFVGSSTIRFWTHLAQDFREQPVVINRGFGGSTMADCSLFTRELVVRYKPRHVLVYAGDNDLAEGRTPLQVLDSFIQFARTVRETLPDARISYISVKPSPAREALLPKVRETNNVISAYVRTLDNSEYIDIFTPMMGTDERPRADLFLGDRLHMNEAGYRLWHSVIASHVGPAPAALAAAPALPAGGTAVTTASNVPASSRR; encoded by the coding sequence ATGAAACCCCTTCTTTCATTCTGTGCTTCGGTCCTGGTCGTCCTGGCCGCCCAGGCCACGGCCCGCGCCCAGTCGCCGGCCGCCACCGGCTCCCTGCGTCCCGCCGCCACGGCGGCCGCCCCCCTCCCCGTCTCCCCGGCGTACGCCGCCGCGATGAGCCGCTGGCAGGGTTCGCTCTCGGCGTTCGACAGCGCCGACAAGGAGCGACTGCCGGGGGAAGGTGGCGTGCTCTTCGTGGGCAGTTCGACGATCCGCTTCTGGACGCACCTGGCGCAGGACTTCCGGGAACAGCCGGTGGTCATCAACCGGGGCTTCGGGGGCTCCACCATGGCCGACTGCAGCCTGTTCACCCGCGAGCTGGTGGTGCGCTACAAGCCGCGCCACGTGCTCGTCTATGCCGGCGACAACGACCTGGCCGAGGGCCGCACGCCGCTGCAGGTGCTCGACAGCTTCATCCAATTCGCCCGCACCGTGCGCGAGACGCTGCCGGACGCGCGCATCAGCTACATCTCGGTCAAGCCCAGCCCGGCGCGCGAGGCGCTGCTGCCGAAGGTCCGCGAGACCAACAACGTCATCTCGGCCTATGTGCGCACGCTGGACAACAGCGAGTACATCGACATCTTCACGCCCATGATGGGCACCGACGAGCGTCCGCGCGCCGACCTGTTCCTGGGCGACCGCCTGCACATGAACGAGGCCGGCTACCGCCTGTGGCACTCGGTGATCGCGTCGCACGTCGGACCGGCGCCGGCCGCGCTGGCCGCCGCGCCCGCCCTGCCGGCCGGCGGCACGGCCGTCACGACGGCGTCGAACGTGCCAGCGTCTTCGCGGCGCTGA
- a CDS encoding anti-sigma factor: MNISNPGKRLELLAASYALGTLRGGARRRFETLAREQAPVRAAALIWQGRLSSLTEIEPGVKPDAAVWSRILNQIEIDKSEQALERQRRTARPLAAPRRGWLGSLALWRGAAAAGALATVAGAVVGLNLNEQLRNAPAVRYVAVLSDDAARASMLVTFDPVRQQLTLQRVGAFQEGQDKSLQLWALPPGGAPQSLGVLDHAQALRLPAPESAVRAVPALAVSLEPAGGAPRGSGPTGPVLFKGALIEKTL, translated from the coding sequence ATGAACATCTCGAACCCCGGCAAGCGCCTCGAACTCCTGGCCGCGAGCTATGCGCTGGGCACCCTGCGCGGCGGCGCGCGGCGGCGCTTCGAGACCCTGGCGCGCGAGCAGGCGCCCGTGCGCGCCGCCGCGCTGATCTGGCAGGGCCGCCTGTCCAGCCTGACCGAGATCGAGCCGGGCGTGAAGCCCGACGCGGCCGTCTGGAGCCGCATCCTCAACCAGATCGAGATCGACAAGAGCGAGCAGGCGCTGGAGCGTCAGCGCCGGACGGCGCGGCCCCTCGCGGCGCCCCGGCGCGGCTGGCTGGGCAGCCTGGCGCTGTGGCGCGGCGCGGCGGCGGCCGGCGCGCTGGCGACCGTGGCCGGCGCGGTAGTGGGCCTCAATCTGAACGAACAGCTGCGCAACGCGCCGGCCGTGCGCTACGTGGCGGTGCTCTCCGACGACGCCGCCCGGGCCTCGATGCTGGTGACCTTCGACCCGGTGCGCCAGCAGCTCACGCTGCAGCGCGTGGGCGCCTTCCAGGAGGGCCAGGACAAGTCGCTGCAGCTCTGGGCGCTGCCACCGGGTGGCGCGCCGCAGTCGCTGGGCGTGCTCGACCACGCGCAGGCCCTGCGGCTGCCGGCCCCGGAATCGGCGGTGCGCGCGGTGCCCGCGCTGGCGGTGAGCCTGGAGCCGGCGGGCGGGGCGCCGCGCGGCAGCGGGCCGACCGGTCCCGTGCTCTTCAAGGGCGCGCTGATTGAGAAGACGCTGTAG
- a CDS encoding sigma-70 family RNA polymerase sigma factor, with product MNVPLSDADLMALIDRVGQRDQAALRLLYDSASPRLFGLALRVVRQREWAEDALQETFITIWRVAGDYRASLSPPMAWMGLIVRSRSLDLLRRRTADRAQLTQEFDDVMADTLASDGPGPMDIIEASEQAWALQQCLQQLEGRQREVVSLAYLRDLSHGELAEQLKLPLGTVKTWIRRGLEKLRVCMTRFA from the coding sequence ATGAACGTCCCCCTTTCCGATGCCGATCTCATGGCCCTCATCGACCGCGTCGGCCAGCGCGACCAGGCCGCGCTGCGACTGCTCTACGACAGCGCGTCGCCGCGTCTCTTCGGGCTGGCGCTGCGCGTCGTGCGGCAGCGCGAGTGGGCCGAGGACGCGCTGCAGGAGACGTTCATCACGATCTGGCGGGTGGCGGGCGACTACCGGGCCTCGCTGAGCCCGCCCATGGCCTGGATGGGTCTGATCGTGCGCAGCCGCTCGCTCGACCTGCTGCGTCGGCGCACCGCCGACCGGGCCCAGCTCACGCAGGAATTCGACGACGTGATGGCCGACACCCTGGCGTCCGACGGGCCCGGCCCGATGGACATCATCGAGGCGAGCGAACAGGCCTGGGCCCTGCAGCAGTGCCTGCAGCAGCTCGAGGGCCGGCAGCGCGAGGTGGTCAGCCTGGCCTACCTGCGCGACCTCAGCCATGGCGAACTGGCCGAGCAGCTCAAGCTGCCGCTGGGCACCGTCAAGACCTGGATCCGCCGCGGACTGGAAAAACTGCGTGTCTGCATGACGCGCTTCGCCTGA
- a CDS encoding DUF3455 domain-containing protein — MKPMGAMGSAMGAKPFSQAMLPEPVKVPAGNVVAMETVGAGDITYECRAKAAMPGQFEWVFVGPDAKLMDRAGKQVGTYVGPPATWAHMDGSKVTATQVAVAPNGPDNIPHQLVKANPAMGMGAMQGVTYIQRTATRGGVAPSMPCGTANMAQKQIVKYQADYIFYRAM; from the coding sequence ATGAAGCCCATGGGCGCCATGGGTTCGGCCATGGGCGCGAAGCCCTTTTCCCAGGCCATGCTGCCCGAGCCCGTGAAGGTGCCTGCCGGCAACGTGGTGGCGATGGAGACCGTGGGTGCCGGCGACATCACCTACGAATGCCGCGCCAAGGCGGCCATGCCCGGCCAGTTCGAATGGGTCTTCGTCGGTCCCGACGCCAAGCTGATGGACCGGGCCGGCAAGCAGGTCGGCACCTATGTCGGCCCGCCGGCCACCTGGGCCCACATGGACGGCTCCAAGGTCACGGCCACGCAGGTCGCGGTCGCGCCCAACGGCCCGGACAACATCCCGCACCAGCTGGTCAAGGCCAACCCCGCCATGGGCATGGGCGCGATGCAGGGCGTGACGTACATCCAGCGCACCGCCACCCGTGGCGGCGTGGCGCCGTCGATGCCCTGCGGCACGGCGAACATGGCCCAGAAGCAGATCGTGAAGTACCAGGCCGACTACATCTTCTATCGCGCGATGTGA
- the argH gene encoding argininosuccinate lyase: protein MTQNQFDKKSEAWSALFSEPMSDLVKRYTSSVFFDKRLWEADITGSLAHAGMLAAQGIIGAQDHAAIERGMAQVRSEIESGAFEWKLDLEDVHLNIEARLTQIVGDAGKRLHTGRSRNDQVATDVRLWLRGEIDLIGDLLVALQHALVDIAERNVEVILPGFTHLQVAQPVSFGHHMLAYVEMFARDAERLLDVRKRVNRLPLGAAALAGTSYPLDRERVARALGMVDEAGAAVVCQNSLDAVSDRDFAIEFTAAASLAMIHVSRMSEELILWMSQSFGFIDIADRFCTGSSIMPQKKNPDVPELARGKTGRVVGHLMGLITLMKAQPLAYNKDNQEDKEPLFDTVDTLKDTLRIFAEMVGGIIVKPEAMERAALRGYATATDLADYLVKKGLPFRDAHETVAHAVKAAIARQVDLSELPLDELQRFNPTIEQDVYGVLSLRGSLNARDVLGGTAPAQVRAQIARHRGRLGA from the coding sequence ATGACCCAAAACCAATTCGACAAGAAATCCGAAGCCTGGTCGGCCCTGTTCTCCGAGCCGATGAGCGACCTCGTCAAACGCTACACATCCAGCGTGTTCTTCGACAAGCGGCTGTGGGAGGCCGACATCACGGGGTCCCTCGCGCACGCGGGCATGCTGGCCGCGCAGGGAATCATCGGGGCGCAGGACCATGCCGCGATCGAACGCGGGATGGCACAGGTGCGCTCGGAGATCGAGTCCGGCGCGTTCGAATGGAAGCTCGACCTCGAGGACGTGCACCTGAACATCGAGGCGCGCCTGACCCAGATCGTGGGCGACGCCGGCAAGCGCCTGCACACCGGGCGCAGCCGCAACGACCAGGTCGCGACCGACGTGCGGCTGTGGCTGCGCGGCGAGATCGACCTGATCGGCGATCTCCTGGTCGCCCTGCAGCACGCGCTGGTGGACATCGCCGAGCGCAACGTCGAGGTCATCCTGCCGGGCTTCACGCACCTGCAGGTGGCGCAGCCGGTGAGCTTCGGCCACCACATGCTGGCCTACGTGGAGATGTTCGCGCGCGATGCCGAGCGACTGCTCGACGTGAGGAAGCGCGTCAACCGCCTGCCGCTGGGCGCCGCGGCGCTGGCCGGCACCAGCTATCCGCTGGACCGCGAACGGGTCGCGCGCGCGCTGGGGATGGTCGACGAGGCGGGCGCGGCCGTGGTCTGCCAGAACAGCCTGGACGCGGTGAGCGACCGCGACTTCGCGATCGAGTTCACCGCCGCGGCCTCGCTGGCCATGATCCACGTCAGCAGGATGAGCGAGGAACTGATCCTGTGGATGAGCCAGAGCTTCGGCTTCATCGACATCGCCGACCGTTTCTGCACCGGCTCGTCGATCATGCCCCAGAAGAAGAACCCCGACGTGCCAGAACTCGCGCGCGGCAAGACCGGTCGCGTGGTGGGCCACCTGATGGGGCTGATCACGCTCATGAAGGCGCAGCCACTGGCCTACAACAAGGACAACCAGGAAGACAAGGAGCCGCTGTTCGACACTGTCGACACGCTCAAGGACACCCTGCGCATCTTCGCCGAGATGGTCGGCGGCATCATCGTCAAGCCCGAGGCGATGGAGCGTGCCGCCCTGCGCGGCTACGCCACGGCGACCGACCTGGCCGACTATCTGGTGAAGAAGGGCCTGCCGTTCCGCGACGCGCACGAGACCGTCGCGCACGCGGTCAAGGCGGCGATCGCGCGACAGGTGGACCTGTCGGAACTGCCGCTGGACGAACTCCAGCGCTTCAACCCCACGATCGAGCAGGACGTCTACGGCGTCCTGAGCCTGCGTGGCTCGCTGAACGCGCGCGACGTGCTCGGCGGTACCGCGCCGGCGCAGGTGCGCGCCCAGATCGCGCGGCACCGGGGCCGGCTCGGCGCCTGA
- a CDS encoding histidine kinase: MRKPSILSTPSPVPREPSPAVAGAKRVPARPANLLFDVCHVGAVLRAVLLVEAVVAVVALFLAPSPAAWLVLAGSITGGALPAVVHWLVASCAAKTFLARGSPRAQHAAGIALGALSALYGCALLRLSGVVESAPWFASAVAGALLAAIFMSLLVLRARGRMPAATAARLQELQARIRPHFLFNTLNSAIALVREDPVKAETMLEDLSELFRGALAEPGESVTLADEILLARRYLAIEQVRFDARLSVLWDIDPAADGARLPPLLLQPLVENSVKHGIEPSPVGGMLLVRTQRRGGMAVIEVVNTLAPPPWNATVRTDGNGIALENVRDRLQLLHDVQAQFAAGVEKNNYRVRIAVPIGT; encoded by the coding sequence ATGCGCAAGCCGTCGATCTTATCGACTCCCTCTCCGGTGCCCCGGGAACCTTCGCCAGCCGTCGCTGGAGCGAAGCGGGTGCCCGCGCGCCCCGCGAACCTGCTGTTCGACGTCTGTCACGTGGGGGCCGTGCTGCGCGCGGTGTTGCTGGTGGAGGCGGTGGTGGCCGTGGTGGCGCTGTTCCTGGCGCCGAGCCCGGCCGCCTGGCTGGTGCTCGCCGGTTCCATCACCGGCGGGGCGCTGCCCGCGGTCGTGCACTGGCTGGTGGCCAGCTGCGCGGCGAAGACGTTCCTGGCGCGCGGGTCGCCCCGGGCCCAGCACGCGGCCGGCATCGCGCTGGGCGCGCTCTCCGCGCTCTACGGCTGCGCGCTGCTGCGCCTGAGCGGTGTCGTGGAGTCGGCGCCCTGGTTCGCCTCGGCGGTGGCAGGCGCGCTGCTCGCGGCGATCTTCATGTCGCTGCTGGTGTTGCGCGCGCGCGGGCGCATGCCGGCGGCGACGGCGGCCCGGCTGCAGGAACTGCAGGCGCGCATCCGGCCGCATTTCCTCTTCAACACGCTCAACAGCGCCATCGCCCTGGTGCGCGAGGACCCGGTCAAGGCCGAGACCATGCTGGAGGACCTGAGCGAACTCTTCCGCGGCGCGCTCGCCGAGCCCGGGGAGTCGGTCACGCTGGCCGACGAGATCCTGCTGGCGCGCCGCTACCTGGCCATCGAGCAGGTGCGCTTCGATGCCCGGCTGAGCGTCCTGTGGGACATCGATCCGGCAGCCGACGGCGCGCGCCTGCCGCCACTGCTGCTGCAGCCGCTGGTGGAGAACTCGGTCAAGCATGGCATCGAACCCAGCCCCGTGGGCGGCATGCTGCTGGTGCGGACCCAGCGCCGTGGCGGCATGGCGGTGATCGAGGTGGTCAACACCCTCGCGCCGCCACCCTGGAACGCCACGGTGCGCACCGACGGCAACGGCATCGCGCTGGAAAACGTCCGGGACCGGCTGCAGCTCCTGCACGACGTGCAGGCCCAGTTCGCCGCCGGTGTCGAAAAGAACAACTATCGCGTGCGCATCGCCGTCCCGATCGGGACATGA
- a CDS encoding LytTR family DNA-binding domain-containing protein produces MSLRTLIVDDEALARSRLRTLLGDCTEPAAEVVSEASHAAQAKQLVQSTAFDLVLLDIHMPGMDGLELARALAALPDAPALVFVTAHSMHAVAAFDLDVVDYLTKPVRVERLQQALQKVERHRKDRQAQAGGATGQTQESLLIQDRGRVERVPLASVRYLKSEFKYLTVRTSARSYILEGSLSEFEERYAGRFVRVHRNALVALAAVRKLERVASGDEAEGWAVRLDGIPEPIAVSRRQLASVREALKEAP; encoded by the coding sequence ATGTCCCTGAGAACCCTCATCGTCGATGACGAAGCCCTGGCGCGTTCGCGCCTGCGGACCCTGCTGGGCGACTGCACGGAACCGGCCGCGGAGGTCGTCTCCGAGGCCTCTCACGCCGCGCAGGCCAAACAGCTGGTGCAGAGCACGGCCTTCGACCTGGTGCTGCTGGACATCCACATGCCCGGCATGGACGGACTCGAACTGGCGCGCGCGCTCGCGGCGCTGCCCGACGCGCCGGCGCTGGTGTTCGTGACGGCGCACTCGATGCACGCCGTCGCGGCGTTCGACCTCGACGTGGTCGACTACCTGACCAAGCCGGTGCGGGTGGAGCGCCTGCAGCAGGCGCTGCAGAAGGTCGAGCGACACCGCAAGGACCGGCAGGCGCAGGCGGGCGGGGCCACCGGCCAGACCCAGGAGTCGCTCCTGATCCAGGACCGTGGCCGCGTCGAGCGCGTGCCGCTGGCCTCGGTGCGCTACCTGAAGTCGGAATTCAAGTACCTCACCGTCCGGACCTCCGCGCGCAGCTACATCCTGGAGGGCTCGCTGAGCGAATTCGAGGAACGCTACGCGGGCCGTTTCGTGCGCGTCCACCGCAACGCGCTGGTGGCGCTGGCGGCGGTGCGCAAGCTCGAACGCGTGGCGTCCGGCGACGAGGCCGAGGGCTGGGCCGTGCGGCTCGACGGCATTCCCGAACCGATCGCGGTCTCGCGTCGGCAACTCGCCAGCGTGCGGGAGGCCTTGAAGGAAGCGCCGTGA
- a CDS encoding AI-2E family transporter: MQRAEEHRERVLLHMPVDVRSASLVVLAVLAGIFTLRWAAAVFIPLMLSLILTYALSPLVDRLERLKVPRVIGAAAILLGIAGAIGTTGYSLSGSAAQLVDSLPVAAQKLRQAMTSRPSPSNPSTLDTVQQAAAQLEQAAQAASVQAGRRGVTRVVVERPPFNVRDYLWSGTVGLAGALGQLTLVAFLTFFALCSGDTFRRKLVKITGHSLQKKKITVHVLDDITGNIERYLLVQIFTSALVGVATGLAFWAIGLENAAVWGIVAGVTNLIPYVGSILVLGASALVAFLQFNSLGTAALVGGTSLLIHTLVGNLLAPWLTSRTSRMNPVAVFVGVIFWGWLWGVWGLLLGIPIMMIVKSVCDRVEDLQPIGELLGD, encoded by the coding sequence GTGCAGCGCGCGGAGGAACACCGCGAGCGCGTGCTGCTGCACATGCCGGTGGACGTGCGCAGCGCCTCGCTGGTGGTGCTCGCGGTGCTGGCCGGCATCTTCACGCTGCGCTGGGCGGCGGCGGTGTTCATCCCGCTGATGCTCAGCCTGATCCTGACCTACGCGCTGTCGCCGCTGGTCGACCGGCTGGAACGCCTGAAGGTCCCCCGCGTGATCGGCGCGGCGGCCATCCTGCTGGGCATCGCCGGGGCCATCGGCACGACCGGCTATTCGCTCTCGGGCAGCGCCGCGCAGCTGGTCGATTCGCTGCCGGTGGCGGCGCAGAAGCTGCGCCAGGCCATGACGAGCCGGCCGAGCCCGAGCAATCCCAGCACCCTCGACACCGTGCAGCAGGCCGCCGCGCAACTCGAGCAGGCCGCGCAGGCGGCCTCCGTGCAGGCCGGGCGCCGTGGCGTCACGCGCGTCGTCGTCGAGCGGCCGCCCTTCAACGTGCGCGACTATCTCTGGAGCGGCACGGTCGGCCTCGCGGGCGCGCTGGGCCAGCTCACGCTGGTGGCCTTCCTCACCTTCTTCGCGCTGTGCTCGGGCGACACGTTCCGCCGCAAGCTGGTGAAGATCACCGGCCACAGCCTGCAGAAGAAGAAGATCACCGTGCACGTGCTCGACGACATCACCGGCAACATCGAGCGCTACCTGCTGGTACAGATCTTCACCAGCGCGCTGGTGGGCGTCGCCACCGGGCTGGCGTTCTGGGCCATCGGGCTGGAGAACGCGGCGGTGTGGGGCATCGTCGCGGGGGTGACCAACCTGATCCCCTACGTCGGCTCGATCCTGGTGCTGGGCGCTTCGGCGCTGGTGGCGTTCCTGCAGTTCAACAGCCTCGGGACGGCGGCACTGGTGGGTGGCACGTCGCTGCTGATCCACACCCTGGTGGGCAACCTGCTCGCGCCGTGGCTGACCAGCCGCACCAGCCGCATGAACCCGGTGGCGGTGTTCGTGGGCGTGATCTTCTGGGGCTGGTTGTGGGGTGTGTGGGGGCTGCTGCTGGGCATCCCGATCATGATGATCGTGAAGTCGGTGTGCGACCGGGTCGAGGACCTGCAGCCCATCGGCGAACTGCTGGGGGATTGA